TGCTGCTTGGTCTAGTCCCAGAACGCGGATATACCAAACTGCTAATTCTTCTTTTTTAATTGGAGAATCAAGATCGAAGTTCTCGTTATCTGGTTTAATAATCCCTACATCAACCGCACGTTCAATTACTTGATATAGCGGGTGTTTAGGATCAATATTTTTAAACGTTTGGCTCTTGTTTTCTGTTTCATTATAATAACTATTACTATAAAAATAAGTAAGGGAATTCATCATTACTTTTAATGCTTCTCCTTTTGAAACAGACGCATCTCCATTAAAGTTTTTAGTATCTTTAATATCTAAAACTTTAGCATTTATGAGATAATTAAGTTCTTCTTCTGCCCAAGGATGGGTAATGGTAGAAGTACTCTTTCCATTATATAAGCTGCTCCATTCCCCCGAGTTTGCATCTAAAACACTAAAAGAGTCTTTATTAAATGTCGGTAAGTATACTAAATCATAGTGAAGATTTTCTTTTTTATTATCTGATTTCATATAATTAAGTTCTAAGCTTAAATTCTTTTTCAAAATAGCTTTAGCATCTTCTTTTGAAATAGCTTTGTCAATTGATGGCCATTTTTCCATCTCTTGATAGTTGACATTAAGGCTTCTTAATGAACCATCAGCACCTATACCTACATTAAGTTGATCGCCCATTACAACAATACCATTTACAATTCGAGGGAAAGAGAAATTATAAGTACCTAGTCTCTCTTCAAAATAAGGTTCATCTACTGGCATTGCATAGTTGTGTAGATGAGAAGGAGCCCATTCCTTTAAATATTTTATAGCTTGTGTGCGCGCATCTTTCTCAGAAATTGGATTGTCTTTTTTAGATTTCTCACCAATTTGTTCTAAAAGGTCGCTTGTCATATCGCTGTATTGTACAATTTCACCTGTTTTTTTATCTAATTCAAAACTTGTTCCAGATCCGCCGTTCGCATATTGATACATGTACTGAATACGAATGACTTCCTGTCCATCATAGTTTTTTGTTTCTTCGACAGAATCAATGTTTAATTTAACTTTATCACTTTTTACTTTAAGCATTTGTTCCGCAATTTTCTTTGCTTGTTCTAAAGTAATTCCTTTTTGTTTTGGTGGAAGTTGTTTTGCTGAAAGCATTTCGATCTTTGCGTTCTTTGGAAACTCAGCTGAATAGCCATCAGCTGTTAGCCATTTTCCGGTAGCAGCATTAACTCCACGCAATTTAGTAGATGGTTGATAAACTAGTTGAACACTGCGGTCACCGGTTCGATAATCATTATTAACTTGGTATTGCAAATCAACCGTTAGATTTTCTTTCATTTTTTCTAAAATTCCATCTTTATCTTTTAATTGTTTGGCATCATCAAAAGTAAAAGATTTCTTTTGCATAGCATTTTGATAAAAATTAACTACTTCACCATTCCCTTGAACAGTCACTTCAATTCTTTGATCCATGATGGATATTTGATTTTTTGTGCGGGCAAAAGAAAAGGAATAACGAATTGGTTCTGATAGTAGTTGGCTTGGGTAATAATTGAAAGGGTCTGTTTCTAGCTGATATTCCGCTCCCACTAAAAATTTCTTAACAAAATCATTTGCAATTTTTCTAGCATCTTCTTTTGAAACCTTTGCAGGGAATAAAGATTCTTTTTCAACTGGTGGCTGGTAGTAAAATTGATCAATGTCTAATTCCTCACCAACAAAGGTAACACCACCACTTACTTGTTTTCCATTTACTGTCTTATGGAAAGATAAATTATAACGTAACGCACCATCATCATCGGGATAGTAACGACCACCACTATTCATATAGAAATCATTATTCGATAAAAAATCAAACTTTTTTGGAAACAGCTCATGAAGCTTCTTAATTAAATCGTTTTTTGTGAAATTTTTTTCTGTTGCAGCGACTTGAATCTGTACTTTTTCTGGTTGCATATTCATTGTAGGTGAAGCATTGGCCATAGACGAAAACATTCCAAGAGATAGTGCGGATGAAGTTAAAACAATACCAATTTTTTTTAAATTAACCAAGATAACCCTCCTATTCCAGTTGTATTTTAATTGTACACTAAATTCTGTAAAATGAAAATGAAAACTTCTATCTTTTTTTACTTTCAATTGGTAATTGCAAACATCCCTGGGGATTAGCAAGAAAATCAAGACCCCAGACGGAGCGTAGCGTAGGACGTGGCTTATACTTGT
The nucleotide sequence above comes from Psychrobacillus glaciei. Encoded proteins:
- a CDS encoding YcdB/YcdC domain-containing protein; this encodes MKVKKDRSFHFHFTEFSVQLKYNWNRRVILVNLKKIGIVLTSSALSLGMFSSMANASPTMNMQPEKVQIQVAATEKNFTKNDLIKKLHELFPKKFDFLSNNDFYMNSGGRYYPDDDGALRYNLSFHKTVNGKQVSGGVTFVGEELDIDQFYYQPPVEKESLFPAKVSKEDARKIANDFVKKFLVGAEYQLETDPFNYYPSQLLSEPIRYSFSFARTKNQISIMDQRIEVTVQGNGEVVNFYQNAMQKKSFTFDDAKQLKDKDGILEKMKENLTVDLQYQVNNDYRTGDRSVQLVYQPSTKLRGVNAATGKWLTADGYSAEFPKNAKIEMLSAKQLPPKQKGITLEQAKKIAEQMLKVKSDKVKLNIDSVEETKNYDGQEVIRIQYMYQYANGGSGTSFELDKKTGEIVQYSDMTSDLLEQIGEKSKKDNPISEKDARTQAIKYLKEWAPSHLHNYAMPVDEPYFEERLGTYNFSFPRIVNGIVVMGDQLNVGIGADGSLRSLNVNYQEMEKWPSIDKAISKEDAKAILKKNLSLELNYMKSDNKKENLHYDLVYLPTFNKDSFSVLDANSGEWSSLYNGKSTSTITHPWAEEELNYLINAKVLDIKDTKNFNGDASVSKGEALKVMMNSLTYFYSNSYYNETENKSQTFKNIDPKHPLYQVIERAVDVGIIKPDNENFDLDSPIKKEELAVWYIRVLGLDQAARNSNIYKLDFADANKVKPEYAGYVALANSMGLLKTDQNNFYPDRETTYAELAVSIILLAHEISEKGNNLRYY